The sequence below is a genomic window from Heptranchias perlo isolate sHepPer1 unplaced genomic scaffold, sHepPer1.hap1 HAP1_SCAFFOLD_899, whole genome shotgun sequence.
gctccctcagtactgcccctccgtcagtgcagcactccctcagtactgcctctccgacagtgcagcactccctcagtactgcccctccgacagtgcagcactccctcagtactgcccctccgacagtgcagcgctccctcagtactgcccctccgtcagtgcagcactccctcagtactgcctctccgacagtgcagcactccctcagtactgcccctccgacagtgcagcactccctcagtactgcccctccgacagtgcagcactccctcagtactgcctctccgacagtgcagcactccctcagtactgcccctccgacagtgcagcactccctcagtactgcccctccgacagtgcagcactccctcagtactgccctggagtgtcagcccagattatgcgctcaaatctctggagtggggcctgaaacCACGACCTTCTTACTCTCACCTCtagttcagaaggttgtgggttcaagacccactccagagactggagcacaaaatctcggctggcactcccagtgcagcactgagggaggggcagcactgtgggaggggcagcactgtgggaggggcaacactgagggaggggcagcactgtgggaggggcagcactgagggaggggcagcactgtgggaggggcagcactgagggaggggcagcactgagagaggggcagcactgagggaggggcagcactgtgggaggggcagcactgagggaggggcagcactgtgggaggggcagcactgagggaggggcagcactgtgggaggggcagcactgagggaggggcagcactgagggaggggcagcactgagggaggggcagcactgagggaggggcagcactgtgggaggggcagcactgagggaggggcagcactgagggaggggcagcactgagggaggggcagcactgagggaggggcagcactgtgggaggggcagcactgagggaggggcagcactgtgggaggggcagcactgtgggaggggcagcactgagggaggggcagcactgagggaggggcagcactgagggaggggcagcactgagggaggggcagcactgagggaggggcagcactgtgggaggggcagcactgagggaggggcagcactgagggaggggcagcactgagggaggggcagcactgagggaggggcagcactgagggatttgATGTGAGCACCTTGAACGTTGGAATGAAATCATCGCTGCCACTTGTTTCTCCTCTTCTAAAGCTGCGTTGCCAGGGTTACTAACAAACAGATGAAATCAGGACAGgcgggtccatcaagcctgtcctgtCTTGGCACGGtgaaacaacacacacacacacaccatcagcaccctctccctcccacagtcacacaatctcctgggagaggccaaaGAAAGAGGATGAAACTGAGGCCAAGTTAGGAAAGCAAACACTCTGGGAGATTCCTCTGCGACCCCCCCCCCAGGGAATCGAGGAAGGTGCAGGAGACCACAGTGTCTGATATCACTGGTCCCCATTAACCCCACACACCTCCTATAACTCGAGATACTTTCTATTGGTCGCCAGTCCCCTTTCCAACACttgcagtccacacacacacactgtgcatgCAGGCAACTTGTTCatcgaatcacagaaaggttacagcacggaaggaggccattcggcccattgagtccgtgctggttctatgcaagtgcaatccagctagtccctctcccctgccctatccccgtagccctgcaaattttttcctttcattacttatccaaatcccttttgaagtccacgattgaatctgcctccaccaccccctcgggccgtgcattccagattctaaccactcgctgtgtaaaaaagtttttcctcaagtcacctttgcttcttttgccaatcaccttaaatctatgacctctggtttttaacccttctgtcaatgggaatagtttcttcatgattttaaacacctcgatcaaatctcctcgcaaccgtctctgttccaaggagaacaaccccagcttctccagtctatccacacaactaaagtccctcatctctggaatcattctggtaaatctattctgcaccctctctaaggccttcacatccttcctaaagtgtggtgcccagaactggacaccatactccagttgtggccgaaccagtgttttataaaggttcatcaagacttccatacttttgtactctatgcctcgatttataaagcccaagatcccatatgcttttttaaccactttctcaacctgccctgctcccttgaatgatttgtgcacatatacccccagatctctctgttcctgtacccttttagagttgtgccctctagtttatattacctctcctcgttcttcctaccaaaatgtatcacttcgcatttttctgcattaaatttcatctgccacgtgtctgcccattccaccagcctgtctatatcctcttgaaatctatcactctcctcctcactgtttactacacttccaagttttgtgccatctgcaaattttggaattgtgccctgtgcacccaagtccaagtcattaatatttatcaagaaaagcagtggtcccagcaccgacccctggggaacactactgtgcacctccctccagaccgaaaaacaaccgttcaccactactctctgtttcctgtcccttagccagttctgtatccctgttcctactgccccctttattccatgggccgcaatcttgatgataagcccaccatgcggcactttatcaaacgccttttggaagtccatatacatcacatcaactgcattgccctcatctactctctctgttacctcatcaaaaaactgtatcaggttagttaaatacgTTTTGCctttaaatccatgctggctttccccaatcaattcacactcgtccaagtgactgttaattctgtcccggattatcgtttctaaaagtttccccaccactgaggttaaactgactgacctgtagttgctgggtttgtccttacaccctttttttgaacaaggatataacatttgcaattctccagtcctctggcaccacccctgtatctacggatgtttggaagattatggccagtatctccgcaatttccacccttacttccctcagcaacctaggatgcatcccatccagacatggtgacttatctacttgaagtacagctagcctttccagtacctcttctatatcaatttttagcccatccagtatctcaactatatcttcctttactgagactctggcagcatcttcttccttggtaaaaacagatgcaaattactcatttagtacctcggccatctcctctgcctccataagtagatctcctttatggtccctaatcggccccacccctcctcttactacctgtttactgtttagatgcctatagaagacttttggattcccttttatgttggccgccagtctattctcagactctctctttgcccctcttatttcctttttcacttcccctctgaactttctatattctgcctggttctcacttttattatcaacctgacatctgtaatatgccccttttttctgtttcatcttactctctatctcttttgtcatccagggagctctggctttagttgcccgacctttccccctcgtggagactgtacccgaaccatctcctccttaaaggccgcccgctgttcaattacagttttgcctgacaatctttgattccgatttacccgggaccagatctgttctcatcccgttGAAATTCCAGAGATCGATGACTCTCTGTGACAATCTAACCTATTGCTAAGGTTAAAGTCCAAGACAGCAGGACATAAATGGAACCTCAACGTAACACAGCTGCTTAGGAGCATCGAaagaggaagaggccattcagcccctcgagcctgctccaccattcatttatatcatggctaatctgcaccGTAACTCCATTTTCCAGCCTTTGCTTCCTATCCAtcgatacccttaccgaacaaaaatttaacaatctcagtcttgaaagctccaatgggCCGCCAGcatcccacagccttttgggggagagagttcctgattcccactcccctttgtgtgataaagtgcttcctgatttcactcctaaatggcctggctctaaatctaagatcttgattcccccacctgaggaaataatccctctggaattccctccctaaacctctccacctctctctgctcctttaagatgctccttcaaacctacctctttgtccaagcttttggtcacctgtcctaatatctccttatgtggctcagtgtcaaattttgtttgtcaagtgccttgtgatgttttactccgtgaaaggcgctatataaatgcaagttgttgttgttgtatgtacCCGATCGAACCCTTTtcacattttcaattgacttgaGTTGTTTCTCCAGGTGTTTTCTTTGTCCAGGGAATGTGTGGCTGCGAACTGAACAGCGACAACTCCACGGAGGGGTTTATAAAGTTTGGATATGACGGGGAGGACGCGTATGTTTTTGACAAGGACAGATTGAGTTGGATTGCGGTGAATCCAGAGTTCCAGACTTTAGCAGACCGGTGGAATGCGAACACCTTCATGAACAAATACTTCAAGACCCTGTTGGAAAAGGACTGTGTGAAGTGGCTGCTGATATACCTTCGGGCTGGGCGAGAAGCACTACAGAGGAAAGGTACCTCGAGCGAGCGGGAACTGGAGGTGCCGTACAGGCAAAGTTTATATTCCCAGTCTGTCCTGAGCCAGCTGTTCCCGGACAGGGTAGCAGTGAGGGGTGCTGCacctggcctcagtaccccttggggtgggtggggtggggatgggggagatAATCGGGCAGGTGACCTAAATCCGATGACCTACTCAGTCTCCCCGGCTGGAAAGCCCGTGCGTGTTGACATCGGGTGAGGACGGGGTTCAACTAAATTGTAatacccccatggttgaatagcttcctGGTCCTCACTGTGAAGGCTCACTCGTGAACACTGGGTGCTTGTGTGCGTTACCGGAACGTGACccgttacatggaatttacaacacagaaacaggccattcggcccaacaggtctatgccagtgttattgctgcaccctccctacttcatctcccccgatcagcatatccttctattcctttctccctcatgtgtttatccagcttccccttaaaggcatctgtgctattcgcctcaactactccttgtgagagcgagctccacattcaaaccactctctgcgtttctcctgaattccccattggatttattagtgactctcttatatttatggcccctcgttcaggcctctgccacaagtggaaacatcggggGAAAAATTTGGATGTggccgtttttgggcgggggCAGCGTGATGTGCTTTACCCCGTGTCCAATGGTCCcggcgcaggcaggatgcaagtttcgacCCACCCGAGGACCGACCTGCGATCAGCGTTCcatcccaggccttgcacctggaatcaatgcaattcacactttccaccaccagagggagggcaatctcttaaagggaggatgtttgtcagaaatctcttaaagggagctggtacctgttatttgctgaaaataacagtctgcacggagtctgaacggagatcagacatcgcacacgtaaaacacgatgcaggtcccatccctatgtttacacactgatgagttatgttaaaacattgaataaaggttgcacactactaaatcccacatcctccaatctgcacaccagacctcaccaatctgccgatctgagttggtaccaggcctgtgagagtgcatgcaccaaggttctctgctgatgcactagagaccttggtgcaagaggtggacagaaggagggacatcctatatccgcagtggggggaagggagcgggagggcaagagaccctccagacatttactcaaaaggcagtgggaggcagcgggggacgaagtcaatgccaggagcacagcatcatgaacatggatgcagtgcaggaagaagttcaatgctttgacatgagtggtcaaggtgagtgaggtcaactgtcaagtggtgtctccaaccaactgctccacacacgacacccccatcacccacataccaacaaactctttccatcagtactcaactcttcccatcagatgcttcctctcacccttacacattaccactgtttcaagccgtccacccacaactcacaggccacacgcactggcagctattcaaccatgacaggaacatcacccagacacaggagaaggtggtgcatatcaagaggcagcaagtgacagtggcattcagcccctcgagcctgttccaccattcaatgagatcatggtggacctgtgacctaactccatatacccaccttagccccatatcccttaatacccttggttcacagaaatctatcaatctcagatttaacattcacaagtgagcgagcatcaactgccgtctgcagaagagcgttccaaacatctcccaccctttgtgtgaagaagcatttcctaacttcactcctgcacgtcatgGATCTAAATGTTTGGCGATGTCCCCGTGTCCCAGTATTCaaatgtaggagacctccaaaaacagttatgaatgtcttggcagccagaagcaataatccagccactaacctgtaaatcctgcatggtccctttaaatagagccggtggggggtcctccaggaactgtaagacacgttcagatggtcggggttaagactgtgcgttgagttgagcgttaagtcccgaaatggtgtctatcactttaaatcagcgttgcacactgactgaagccattttctccctactttacatgattccagcgttcgttatctgcgcctgcgctaactccgataccaagatggcgtctggcgcacgtcacgcaggaaatgtgcgtgcgcatccaagacgccatcttggatgtcggagaggccgtctagcgccgaaacaacgggcgctacacggccctatTTAGCGCCCATCTtccctacgtctatcctatcaaaccctttcataatcttaaagacctctatcaggtgaccCCTCAGCTGAACTCCGGTGAACTCCAGCTGTCTCTCAGCATCAGTCATCTGCCTTCAGGCCGAGAAAATTGATGGTGGTGGGCGGGGAAGAAATGAAGGCAAAAGAAGAGAACTTGTCACCGATTGTACTCTTTGTTTAAATCTCTCAGTCGCCCCTGAGGTGTTTATTGGGAAGAGGAGTGACGGGGACAGAGTGCTAAGGGTCTCCTGCCTTGTGTCGGGGTTCTACCCCTGGGCCATCGAGGTGACTTGGTTGGGGAATGGCGAGGAGATCGCTGACATTGAATCCAGTGACGTGCTGCCCAACCAGGATATGACCTATCGGGTACTGAAAACGATCGAGCTGAGTGGAGACGACAGGAAGAGCTACTCCTGTCATATCGAGCACGCCAGCCTCCTGCGGGGGATCAACGTACCCTGGGGTGAGTGGCAAATCGGGGGGGGGTCCTCAGGGTCTTTCCCTGTGTCTCGGGGGGGCCGCAAGGTACTTCCTGGAACTCTGGGTCCTTCCCCGATTCTCGGGAGGGCCGCAGGGCTTTTCTCCGTGTCTTGGGGGCCCACAGGGTCCATCCCcatgcctctgggtcattccccgtgcctctgggtcattccccgtgcctctgggtcattccccgtgcctctgggtcattccccgtgcctctgggtccttccccgtgcctctgggtccttccccgtgcctctgggtccttccccgtgcctctgggtccttccccgtgcctctgggtccttccctgtgcctctgggtcattccccgtgcctctgggtccttccccgtgcctctgggtcattccccgtgcctctgcatccttccctgtgcctctggatcattccctgtgcctctgggtcattccctgtgcctctgggtcattccctgtgcctctgggtcattccctgtgcctctgggtctttccctgtgcctctgggtctttccctgtgcctctgggtccttccccgtgcctctgggtccttccccgtgcctctgggtccttccccgtgcctctgggtccttccccattcctctgggtccttccccatTCCTCTGCATTCTTCCCcatgcctctgggtcattccctgtgcctctggatcattccccgttcctctgcatccttccctgtgcctctgggtcattccctgtgcctctgggtccttccccgtgcctctgggtccttccccatTCCTCTGCATTCTTCCCcatgcctctgggtcattccctgtgcctctggatcattccccgttcctctgcatccttccctgtgcctctgggtccttccccgtgcctctggatcattccccgttcctctgcatccttccctgtgcctctggatcattccctgtgcctctggatcattccctgtgcctctggatcattccctgtgcctctgggtcattccctgtgcctctgcgtcattccctgtgcctctgggtcattccccgtgcctctgggtccttccccgtgcctctgggtccttccccgtgcctctgggtccttccctgtgcctctggttCATTCCTCGTACCTCTGCatcattccctgtgcctctggatccttccccgtgcctctgggtccttccccgtgcctctgggtcattccctgtgcctctgggtctttccctgtgcctctgggtccttccccgtgcctctgggtccttccccgtgcctctgggtccttccccgttcctctgcatccttccctgtgcctctggatccttccccgtgcctctggatccttccccgtgcctctgggtccttccccgtgcctctgggtccttccccgtgcctctgggtccttccccgtgcctctgggtcattccccgtgcctctgggtcattccccgtgcctctgggtcattccccgtgcctctgggtcattccccgtgcctctgggtcattccccgtgcctctgggtcattccccgtgcctctgggtcattccccgtgcctctgggtcattccccgtgcctctgtgtctttccctgtgcctctgggtccttccccgtgcctctgggtccttccccgtgcctctgggtccttccccatgcctctgggtcattccctgtgcctctggatcattccccgttcctctgcatccttccctgtgcctctgggtcattccctgtgcctctggatcattccctgtgcctctgggtccttccccgtgcctctgggtcattccccgtgcctctggatcattccctgtgcctctggatcattccctgtgcctctgggtccttccccgtgcctctggatcattccccgttcctctgcatccttccctgtgcctctggatcattccctgtgcctctgggtcattccctgtgcctctgggtcattccccgtgcctctggatcattccccgtgcctctgggtcattccccgtgcctctgggtcattccccgtgcctctgggtcattccccgtgcctctgggtcattccccgtgcctctgggtccttccccgtgcctctgggtccttccctgtgcctctggttCATTCCTCGTAcctctgcatccttccctgtgcctctggatccttccccgtgcctctcggtcattccccgtgcctctgcATCATTCCCCGTGTCTCAgggtccttccccgtgcctctggatcattccccgttcctctgcatccttccctgtgcctctgggtccttcctcgtgcctctggatcattcctcgtacctctgcatccttccctgtgcctctgggtccttcctcgtgcctctgggtccttccctgtGTCTCAGagtcattccctgtgcctctgggtccttccccgtgcctctgggtcattgCCGTGCCTCAGGGTCCTTCCTTGTGTCTCTGCGTCCTTCCCCACTTCTCTGGATCCTCCCCTGTGACTCTAGATAATTCCCTGTGACTCGAGGTCATTGCTGTGCCTCAGGGTCCTTCCTTGTGTCTCTGCGTCCTTCCCCACTTCTCTGGATCCTCCCCTGTGACTCTAGATAATTCCCTGTGACTCGaggtcattccctgtgcctcaAGGTCATTCCCTGTGCCGCAGGGTCCTTCCCCGTGTCTCTGCATCCttcgggggagcgctgcactgtcaaagaggcagtactgagggagtgcggcactgtcggagggtcagtactgagggagagctgcactgtcggagggtcagtactgagggagagcggcactgtcggagggtcagtactgagggagagctgcactgtcggagggtcagtactgagggagagcggcactgtcggagggtcagtactgagggagagctgc
It includes:
- the LOC137319818 gene encoding major histocompatibility complex class I-related gene protein-like; protein product: MLLVTLLNVYCVPNVSSDFHILAFYYILSRGGAEMPEYSLVAMLDDYEIVYFDSTLQRTVPRQQWMADSFDNHHWDAIAITMAGFHGLVRGNAEIFYRQQHGASSVFFVQGMCGCELNSDNSTEGFIKFGYDGEDAYVFDKDRLSWIAVNPEFQTLADRWNANTFMNKYFKTLLEKDCVKWLLIYLRAGREALQRKVAPEVFIGKRSDGDRVLRVSCLVSGFYPWAIEVTWLGNGEEIADIESSDVLPNQDMTYRVLKTIELSGDDRKSYSCHIEHASLLRGINVPWERATEGGTNVGIGTGAAAVSLTLLGIIVGIGFWSKRQNRRDQQSPSETSKTHQRPVETGRVLP